In Deinococcus misasensis DSM 22328, the genomic stretch TACATCGGTCTGAAAGTGCCGACCAGAGAAAAAGTCATTGCGAATTGAACAGCAAACCCAGAATCAAAAGAACCCCGTTGTAAGCCGCGTGGAGGGCTACAGCGTTCAGGAAGCCCATCCGCATGCGTGCATAACCAAAAGTCAGGCCTGCCAGAAATTGTGGTACCACCAGAAGCAACATCTGAAACAGGTTGATGTTGGCAAGGGTGCTGCCATAGTTGCTCAGGTGCACCAGAGCAAACACCCCTGCAAACAGGTAAAAAACCCCCGGAAAGCCTCTGGCCCAGGTGTTTCTGAGCAGGTCTTTGTAATCGTAATGCAGTCCCAGAATCCCGAGCACCATGATGCCCATGCCAAAAGCAATGGAAATTTGCATCCAGAGGTTGGTGTTGTTGGGCCATGCGAGCATGATGATCAAAAGCCCGCTTGGGATCAGGAATCTGGAACGGTACATGCCAAGGGGCAACCTGAAAATCAGCTCTTCAACCAGTGCTGCGCCCAGCAAGATCCAGATGGGTCCAGATTCTTGCATCATTTTTTGAACGTTGTTGTCGTTGGCCAGTTTCTCGAAGTTGGGGATGGCAAAGCTGACCGCCAGCAAACTCAGGACCGACAGCACACATTGAAAAACCAGCAAAGTGAAAAAGTGTTGGTTGGGATGTGAAACAGGGGCTTTCTCGAGGTGGGGGTGCAGTAAAAACTGCCACCATTCGCGTATGGGCTGAAACATGCTGGTCTTATCTTATCCGAGTGGGGAGATCACAACAGTGTTCCAGGGGATGCCGAGCGCCGAGGGCAAAAACAAAATGATTTGGCAGCCCAGATGCTTCGCTTTTCGATGGGAGAAGCTTAAGCTGTAGCACTCAAATGCCCCCGTCCCTGTGCCCTCAGCCCTC encodes the following:
- a CDS encoding CPBP family glutamic-type intramembrane protease encodes the protein MFQPIREWWQFLLHPHLEKAPVSHPNQHFFTLLVFQCVLSVLSLLAVSFAIPNFEKLANDNNVQKMMQESGPIWILLGAALVEELIFRLPLGMYRSRFLIPSGLLIIMLAWPNNTNLWMQISIAFGMGIMVLGILGLHYDYKDLLRNTWARGFPGVFYLFAGVFALVHLSNYGSTLANINLFQMLLLVVPQFLAGLTFGYARMRMGFLNAVALHAAYNGVLLILGLLFNSQ